The Lates calcarifer isolate ASB-BC8 linkage group LG6, TLL_Latcal_v3, whole genome shotgun sequence genome includes a region encoding these proteins:
- the sp5l gene encoding sp5 transcription factor-like produces the protein MAALTIQRTDNFLHTFLQDRTPSSSPEGAPNALSFLATTCSQAWQVGGTMGSEGSQFPYEGTVSSTSGMFQLWSNDMAPSTALSTHQMTFTVPKVQFPGHMQSGLGHHHHHPHHHHHELPLTPPAEPPSSYSFELSPVKVLSSQPQTSGPYYPQHNSVGQNFPSFLQNSSARHHLPGGHVEEGQQWWSLPQTNATPSNHPFSLGRQLVLGHQPQIAALLQGTSKGLLSSTRRCRRCKCPNCQANGGGLEFGKKRLHICHIPECGKVYKKTSHLKAHLRWHAGERPFICNWLFCGKSFTRSDELQRHLRTHTGEKRFGCQQCGKRFMRSDHLSKHVKTHQTRKSRSGQPSQSTDPLLTNIKRE, from the coding sequence CCCTCTCCTTCCTGGCCACCACCTGTAGCCAGGCCTGGCAGGTGGGAGGCACAATGGGCTCAGAAGGTTCCCAGTTCCCCTACGAGGGAACCGTCAGTTCCACATCGGGAATGTTCCAGCTCTGGAGCAATGACATGGCACCCAGCACGGCCCTCAGCACACACCAGATGACCTTCACTGTGCCCAAGGTGCAGTTCCCTGGACACATGCAGTCTGGCCTGggtcaccatcatcatcacccccaccatcaccaccacgAGCTGCCTCTCACCCCTCCAGCTGAACCTCCCTCATCCTACTCCTTCGAACTGTCCCCTGTTAAAGTCTTGTCCTCGCAGCCGCAGACCAGCGGCCCCTATTATCCCCAGCACAACAGTGTGGGACAAAACTTCCCCAGCTTCCTCCAGAACTCCTCAGCTAGGCATCACCTGCCTGGAGGCCATGTGGAGGAAGGGCAGCAATGGTGGAGTCTACCCCAAACCAATGCCACCCCCTCCAACCATCCCTTCTCCCTGGGCAGACAGCTTGTTTTGGGCCACCAGCCCCAGATAGCCGCTCTTCTCCAGGGCACCTCCAAGGGGCTGCTGAGCTCCACGCGCCGCTGCCGACGTTGCAAATGCCCCAACTGCCAGGCGAATGGCGGGGGGTTAGAGTTTGGAAAGAAGAGACTACACATCTGCCACATCCCAGAGTGTGGCAAAGTGTACAAGAAGACCTCTCACCTGAAGGCGCATCTGCGCTGGCATGCTGGGGAGAGGCCCTTCATCTGTAACTGGCTCTTTTGTGGCAAAAGCTTCACCCGTTCAGACGAGCTGCAGCGGCACctccgcacacacacaggggagaaGCGCTTTGGGTGCCAGCAGTGCGGCAAGAGGTTCATGAGGAGTGACCACCTGTCCAAACATGTCAAGACCCACCAGACCAGGAAGAGTCGGTCTGGGCAGCCTTCACAGAGCACGGACCCCCTGCTCACCAATATCAAGAGAGAGTAA